A region of Papaver somniferum cultivar HN1 unplaced genomic scaffold, ASM357369v1 unplaced-scaffold_160, whole genome shotgun sequence DNA encodes the following proteins:
- the LOC113337561 gene encoding F-box/LRR-repeat protein At3g58900-like — MSEAAAMDRISNLPEDILHRILSFLYIKDVARTGVLSKRWNYIWTTVPILEFANYTSETEKFMDFVDGTLRHYSSSNVDRFFLWCNQQLDKNRLHSWISTVIEGNVKELRLFLSHKQCFSVPPSLFSCESLTTLMLTSGCRNNTFPKSLSFPRLKRLELSQFKFSVECWNEELFSGSPVLEELVLEGCIYYTRNLCISVPTLKKLKMYDICFMSSGGIIKDCALKIDSPGLVTFTYYMNVAKEYVLSSFTTLVEADVNIFFTNNGAEISRLLRSLAHVKCLTISDLTLQQFSENIEKRAICSVYDLLNNFLTFHNVKILNISGMLSTNQGLIALLEAAPNLESHVFEKYMVDEIEDSDEDSENDSDGVEGDGDDDNGVDDADTVEGEDNIDNEDDAAERGVNDECEDDSWALDIVTNGCLFPQLKSVSFKKFVGNSREMSQFYPPFVNARSEKEVKAEIASFRRASPGCMIKFCS, encoded by the exons ATGAGTGAGGCAGCAGCAATGGATAGGATTAGTAATTTACCAGAAGACATTCTTCATCGTATcctttcttttctttacatcaaGGATGTTGCTCGTACTGGCGTATTGTCGAAAAGATGGAACTACATTTGGACCACCGTTCCCATCCTTGAATTTGCAAATTACACTTCTGAGACCGAGAAATTCATGGATTTTGTGGATGGAACATTACGTCATTATAGTTCGTCTAATGTAGACAGGTTCTTTCTCTGGTGCAATCAACAGTTGGATAAGAATCGGCTTCATTCTTGGATCTCTACTGTAATAGAGGGTAACGTTAAGGAGCTCAGACTATTCCTCAGCCACAAACAATGCTTCTCAGTTCCCCCATCTCTCTTTAGCTGTGAATCACTGACAACACTGATGCTTACGTCTGGATGCCGTAATAACACCTTTCCGAAATCTCTCTCTTTTCCAAGACTCAAGCGCCTTGAACTAAGTCAATTTAAATTCAGCGTTGAGTGTTGGAATGAGGAACTCTTTTCAGGATCCCCTGTTCTTGAAGAATTGGTTCTGGAAGGCTGCATTTATTATACGAGGAATCTCTGTATTTCAGTTCCTACactgaaaaaattgaaaatgtaTGATATTTGTTTCATGAGTAGTGGTGGTATAATAAAAGACTGTGCTCTCAAAATTGATTCTCCAGGTCTTGTGACATTCACCTACTATATGAATGTTGCAAAAGAATATGTCTTGTCTAGCTTTACAACACTGGTGGAAGCAGACGTTAACATATTCTTTACAAACAACGGAGCAGAGATAAGTCGGTTACTTCGATCTCTTGCACATGTAAAATGTCTAACTATCAGTGATCTAACCCTACAG CAATtttcagaaaatattgaaaaaaggGCTATCTGCTCTGTGTACGATCTGTTAAACAATTTTCTGACATTTCATAATGTCAAAATATTGAACATATCTGGTATGCTATCCACCAATCAAGGACTAATTGCTTTGCTCGAAGCGGCACCTAATCTGGAGTCACACGTGTTTGAGAAG taTATGGTGGATGAAATAGAAGACAGTGATGAGGACAGTGAGAACGACAGTGACGGTGTTGAGGGCGATGGGGATGACGACAATGGAGTCGATGATGCTGATACTGTTGAGGGGGAAGACAACATTGACAATGAAGATGACGCTGCTGAGCGCGGAGTCAATGATGAGTGTGAAGATGATAGTTGGGCGCTCGATATTGTGACTAATGGATGTTTGTTTCCACAACTTAAATCAGTTAGCTTTAAGAAATTTGTTGGGAACTCAAGGGAGATGAG TCAGTTCTATCCGCCCTTTGTTAATGCGAGAAGTGAAAAAGAAGTGAAGGCAGAGATAGCCAGTTTTCGAAGAGCCTCACCAGGTTGTATGATTAAGTTCTGTTCTTAG